A window of [Clostridium] innocuum genomic DNA:
CCAGTTGATTCATAGTAAAAAGGTCCGATAAAATAGAAAAATCAGGAATTTAAACGTGTGACACACTAGGCTTAAAATGAGCAGTTTGACATCGTAAGCGTTTTCAATATCATGGATAGTGTAAGGCAGCTGATCTCAGTTTGCCGCAGAATGCAGGAGAAAGGAGACGAAAGTCAGGTGATAAATTTGAGAAAAACAGCAGTTATCAATATTACCAGCTTTGGCAGAGAATTTCCACAGCATCTGCAGGAATTGGAAGAGAAGGTCGGGCCGGTTGATAAAATGCTGTTGCCGGCAGATATGGATGGCAGGACACTCGCTCAGAAGCTGAAGGGATATACCTATATAGTATTAGGCAATTATCCAAGCTTTGATGAAACATTCTTTTCCAACAATTGTGATGTGAAGCTGATTGCCCGTCATGGCATCGGCTTTAACAATGTCGATCTGGAAAGCTCGAAAAAGCATGGTGTGTATGTAACCCATATCCAGAATTATGTGGAACTGGATGCTGTCGCAGAACAGGCAGCTGCACTGCTTATGGCAGTATCGAAAAACGTGGTCATAGCCAATCGCAAGGTGCATCAGGGCGACTGGAACAGAGATCGTCAGGAAATCATGGGATTTCAGCTGCGTGGAAAGACATGCGGGGTCATCGGCTGCGGTCATATCGGCACACGCTTTGCACAGATTATGAAATATGGCTTCCAAAACCGCATACTAGCATATGACCCGTATGCAGACAAAGAAAAGGTTATGGCCGAGGGGATTCAGCTCTGTGATCTGGATACCTTGCTGAAGGAATCGGACTTCATCAGTCTGCATGCCAATCTGGATGAGGAAAGTAAGCATCTTATCAATGCACAGACACTGGCAAAGATGAAGCACAACGCCATACTGATCAACACAGGGCGGGGTGGACTCGTTGATGAAACAGCTTTGCTGGAAGCACTCAGGAACGGACATCTGTTTGGCTATGGTGCGGATGTTGCTGCGCATGAGCCGATGCAGGCCGATGATCCTCTGCTGACGTGTGAACGTGTAACCATCACGCCGCACTCTGCTATTTATAACTATACATGCATGAAGAACATGAACCGCAAGGTTATGGAAGATATCTACTGCATGGAACGGGGGGAACGGCCGGTGGAGATTATCAATGGATTATAGAAAGGAAATATGTATGAGCAGACAGGAAACGATTCAAAAAATTGAAAAAGAGAAAATTGTAGTTATCACAAGAGGGATTTACGGGGATGACTTGATGAAGCTGGCAGATGCACTGTTTCAGGGAGGCATCCGCTGTTTTGAAATCACATACGACCCATCCGATCTTGATACGTGTACAAAGGTGAAAGAGAACATACAGGCACTGCATGCACAGTTTGGGGATGAATTGTATCTGGGCATTGGAACCGTACTGACAAAGGAACAGGTTCACAATGCCAAAGAAGCCGGAGCCAGATTTATCGTTTCTCCCAACTTTGATGAGGAAATCGTCAAGGAAACGCTGGCTCTGGACATGGTTTCCATGCCGGGCTGCATGTCACCAACAGAAATCGTCGCAGCGGATAAGGCCGGTGCCGATTTCATAAAACTGTTTCCGGCAGGAACACTGGGTATCAAATATTGCAAGGATATCTATGCACCGCTGCATCATGTGAAATACATTGCGACAGTCGGCGTTACGGAAGAAACCTTTGTGCAATACCTGAAGCTTGGATTCACCGGTGCCGGTATCAGCTCCCAGCTGGTAGATAAGAAATGCCGCAAGGAAGGCAATTATGCGGAGCTGACCCGCAGAGCAAAGCGGTTTGTGGAGCTTGCGAAGCAATCGTAAAAAAGACGCAAAAGAAAGAAGGATAACATGATGGAAAACCTAAAACTGACAAGAATTGACTTTCGACTCATCCATGGGCAGGTAATGACCCGCTGGGTGGCAAAATATGAAATTGAAAGCATCGTTGTAATTGACGATCGCTCCGCAAAGAGTCCGATTCTGAAAAAGATTCTGCTCGGTGCTGCCCCAAGCGGCGTTAAAGTTCTGGTATGGAATGTTGCAGAGGCTGCTGAAAAGTGGAAGGCGGAAGAATTTCCAAAGAACAATCTGCTGATTCTGTTTAAAAATACTTCACAGGCGAAAGCGGCCTGGGAAGCAGGTGTGAATTTTCCTTCCTTACAGGTAGGTGGAATTGAAGGCTCCGGTGATAAGAAGAATATTTACAAAAATGTAGTTATGTCGAAAACGGAGGCGGAGGAGTTAAATGTCTTGTATCAGGGAGGCGTGGATATTTTCATGCAGCCGATTCCCGAAGACAATCCGTATCCGTTCAAGGATGCTCTGGCGAAATTTTAGCTGTGTATCCGATAGAATTCGATCACATGGAGGTGATGAACATATCGTATCTGTATGACAAGAGTAAAGAGATGTAGTAGAGGAATTGACAATGAAAAGGAGGAAATTTCATGGTACAAGCATTGTTAATGGGGCTGCTTGCACTGCTCAACGGTATTCAGGGACCATATCACTGGTACTTCTTCCGTGAGCCGGTAATGGCAGGATTTTGGGTAGGTCTGATTTACGGTGACCCCGTACAGGGAACCATCATCGGTGCAACAATCAACGTTTCTTACATGGGCTGGATTTCTGCAGGAGGAGCAAATGCTTCTGACTTATACTGGGCAGGTCTGCTTGGTACATTTGTAGCGATTCAGGGCGGTATGTCCATCGACACGTCTGTAGCGTTTGCGGTTCCTATTGGTTTATTAGGCAACTATGTGCATGTCGCATATATGACGATTGCATCCCTGTGGCCCGTTAAAATGGATGCGCTCGCTGCCAAGGGAAACTGGCGCGGCATCCGCAGAATTCAGTTCCTGGGTGGACCGGCTATCGTTCTGGTATTGCGTGCGCTTCCGGTATTCCTGATTGCATTATATGGAAGTGAATATATTCAGACACTGATCAACAGTATTCCGACATGGGCAATGAACGGTCTGGCTGCAGTCGGCAAGATGCTTCCGGCATTAGGTATGTCCATGCTGATGAAGTTCATGTACAAAAAAGCGCTGCTGCCTTTCTTCGTGCTGGGCTTCGGTATCGCGGCTTACTCCGGTATGACCGATCTGCTGCTGTATGCACTGGTTGGTGTATGTCTGGCAGTTATCCTGATTAAGATTGGATTCAACAACGATACAGAACAGGAAGGGGCTGAATAATCATGGCAGAAAAACATTCACTAACAAAACGCGATGTCCAGAAAACAGCCTTCTTCTGGCACATGACAAGTCATATGACCTATAACTATCAGCGATTACAGGCAGGCTGTCTGGCATGGATCATGGGTCCTATTTTTGAAAAGCTGTATCCGAATGATCATGACAAGATGGTGGAGGGTCTGGAACGCCACATGCTGTATTTCAACACAGAGCCACGTTGGGGAGCTGTATTGCCCGGTATGGTAGTCGCTCTAGAAGAAGGTCTTGCGAATGATGATTCCGGAGAAATGGACGCAAGCATCATCGCGGAAATCAAAACCGCTTTAATGGGACCTTTGGCAGGTATCGGTGATACGGTATGGGCAGGTCTGATCAAACCGATTATTCTGAGTGTAACCCTGGGATGGGCGATGCAGGGATATGTATGGGGTGCCTGGGCCTATGGTATCGGTGTTACCCTGCTGGACTTTGCCATTACCTACTTCATGTTCATGCGCGGCTATCAGCTGGGTATGGATTCCATTGACCGTTTCCTGGAAAGCGGCTTCGTTAAGAAAATCACCACCTTCCTTGGTATCGTCGGGCTCTTCTGTCTGGGTGCCATGATTGTAAAATATGTCAGCATCGGTGCTGTTTTGGAAATCGAAATGAAAACCGGTGTCCTGAATCTTGGTGAAATTATGAATAAGATCTTCCCTTGCTTCCTGCCGCTTGTGACAACCCTGTTTGCATACTGGCTGCAGGTAAAGGGAAAGAAAATTACAACAGTTCTGATCGTGCTGTTTATCATCGGCTTCATCGGTGGTGCTGTCGGACTGCTTGGATAAAAATTCTATGAAAGGAATTTAACACTTTCATATATAGCAATCATCGGCAGGAAACTTGCCATATGCTCTTCGTGTTTTCCTGCACGGGAAGAAAAAGCTTCCTGCCGGTCTGTTTTATTATGCGTCAGTAAAGCGCAAACGACGAGAAAGGGTAATACAGTATGATCAAGATTTTAATTGTGACACATGGTCCTCTGGCACAGGCACTGAAGGAAAGCTCTGCCATGTTCTTTGGAAGTATGTCAAATGATGTGGAAACCATTGGTCTGTATCCGACGGATAATCCGGAGGATTTGAAGGAAGCCATTTGTGAAAAGGTGGAAGCGATTGATACAGGCGACGGTGTACTTGTACTGGTGGATATTTTCGCAGGTTCCCCGTTTAATATGACGGCACTTGCAATCGACGAGCTGAAGGAAGCACACAAGCTGCAGTGCTATACCGGTGTTAATATGCCGTTTTTAATGGAGGCACTGTCCAGCTGTAATTCCATGGAGCTGGATCAGTTAACGACGCATCTGGCGGATATCGGCAGGGATACGATTGTAAATCTGCGCAAAGCGCTGGAAATTTAAAACTATTGAGGTGATAGAATGGTAACAGGATGGATGCTGTTTACAGGAACAGATACAAAAGGAAGAAGACTGCTGTATATTAAAAAGAAGAATGCATATTATCTTCTCCCGCAACATAGGGAGTTTGCGATTACTCTGTGGAAACACGCTGAAATCAACGCCATTTCCATCAGTATTATTTTAGGGTATTTTCTGTTTCATAAGATCGCGGGCACCATTGCACTGGCCCTTGTGCTGTATGCAGTGGAGCTGCTCATAATGAATAAAAAATTACTTCCGTCACTGCATCGTGCAGGAGGAAAGCATATCACATGGCGTAAAGAACACCGGGATAAGGAAAGCGGCGGCATACTCCCTGCACTGCTGTTTCTATTCATCGGTATCGGATTATTTCTCTGTCTTGTTTTTCAACAGACAGCGAATACGATAGAAACGATAACAGCCGCTGCCGGAGGCTGCGTTGCTTTACTTATGGGTGTACGAGCGCTGTATCAGGCAAAGACGACAGGAAAGTGAGGTCAAAAAAATGTTGGCAGAAACAATATGCAGAATTAAAAATACAGGCTTAATGGGAATTGTGCGGGTGGAAACCATTGCACGCGGAATTGAAATCGCACAGGGATGCATCGATGGCGGTGTGGATGTCCTGGAAATCAGCTATACGAATAACAATGCAGGAGAAGTCATTCGCGCTTTAAAAGAAAAATTTGGTGATCAGCTGCTGGTAGGAGCCGGCACGGTGCTGGATCCGACGACTGCCCGTCTGGCTATTATGGATGGTGCGGAATTCATCATCGCTCCGACCTTCAACAAAGAGGTACAGGAGATGGCGAATCTGTACCAGATTCCCTATGCACCGGGCTGTACAAGCTATACGGAAATGATCGAGGCATTGAAAGCGGGAGCATCCTTTATCAAGGCATTCCCGATATCCAATTACTATGGACCGGATCTTGCCAAGGTGTTCAAGGTGCCATGTCCGCAGATTCCGATTCTTGCGAGCGGCGGAGCAAACTTCGACAATCTGCATACGTGGTTTGAAAACGGTGTGGACAGTGTTGGTCTGGGCGGACTTCTGACAAAGGGAAGCAGTGCCGATATCGCAGAGAATGCAAGAAAACTGCGTGCTATTGTGGAAGAAAGCAGAAAGGCTGCCTGATATGAGCAAGGGAGTAATTCTGGTTACACCACGGGGCTATGCAGCCTATGGTGCGCAGGCCGCAAAGCGTCTGGAGGCACTGGGCTATGAAATGAATATCAATACAACAGGAAAACCGCTGTCCAGAGAAGCCTTTGTGGAATATGCGAAAAAAAGCACCGGTATCATCGTCGGTGTGGATGAGCTGGATGGCGAACTGTTAAAGGAATGCAAGAGCTTAAAGGCAGTTGTGAAATTCGGCGTCGGTACGGATAATATTGATGTAAAAACAGCGGAAGCTTGTGGAATCAAGGTAGGCCGCTGTGTCGGTTCCAATTCCAATGCGGTGGCAGAGCTGACCATCGGCATGATGTTTGCCGCTGCCAAATATCTGGTATCCAGCAATGTGCAGGTACGCGGGGGAGCATGGAACAAACCGACCGGTCGTGAGCTTACGAAAAAGACCATCGGCATTATCGGCTTTGGAAATATCGGGCGTCATGTCGCACGCATGGCACATGGAATCGGCATGGAAGTGCTTGCCTATGATGTATTCGATATTCCTAAGGAGATACTGGACACCTATCAGGCTAAGCAGTGCAGTATTGAGGAAATTTTAAAGGCTGCTGATTTTATATCCATTCATACTCCGCTTACAGACGAAACAAGGAATATGATATCCGATGAACAGTTTGATATGATGAAGGAAACGGCTGTCATCGTCAATGCGGCACGCGGCGGTATTATCAATGAAAAAGCGCTGTATACTGCATTAAAGAAGAAGAAAATCTATGCGGCCGCCAGTGATGTATTCACAAGCGAGCCACCGGTTCAGGATGACTGGGTTCAGGAGCTGATTCATATGGATAACTTTATACTGACACCGCATATCGGTTCACGTACGGTGGAGGCAGAGTCCAATACGGTGGAAATGGCAACGGATAATCTGATCAGACTGCTGGAGGAAGCGTGAGGTTGATCAAGCAACCTTAGCAGGGATGTTAATATAACGTGTAGATCACACAGTGAAGGAGGAATGTATTTGAAAGCAATGATTCTGGGAGCCGGGCGTATTGGAAGAGGCTTTGTCAGCGAGCTGCTGCATGCCAATCAGGTTGAAATCACCTATTTTGACGCAAGCCCGGTCATGGTAGATAAATTAAATGAAAAAAAAGAATATACCATTCATGTTCTGGGGGCGGAAGAGCTCAATACACATATGGAAGGTGTCCGGGCACATCTCTTTTATGATATTGACGCCTTATGCAGCTGCTGGAAGGAAGCGGATTTTCTGTTTACAGCATGCGGTGGAAAAAATATGGGAAATGTCGGAGAAACGCTTGCCAAAGCGTTCAAAAGGCTGGTGGAGGAAAATGCGGTGCATGTTTCCAATATTGTAACCTGTGAAAACTGGATTGATCCGGCAAAGGATGTAAAGGAAGCGATTGTTTCTAATCTGAACGAAGAGGAACGCAAGCTGTTTGAAGAGAATGTCGGTGTCAGCGAATCTGTCATCATGTGTACCGGAACCGGGGCACCGGATCCGGATAAGGTCACGAATGAAATGGATACCTGGGTACAGAATATGCGGTATCTGCCGATAGACAGGGATCGTATCAAAGGGGAAATTCCCCAATGGGAGTATGTGGAGTTTGTAACTGACTTCGGTGATCTGCTAAAACAGAAAATCTATACGAACAATACGAGTGTTGCGACGGTTTCCTATCTTGGGAAGCTGAAGGGGCTGACCTATGTGGCAGATTCCGCCAATGATCCGGAAATCGAACCTATTCTGGATCAGGTTTATGAAGAAATCAATTATGCGCTGATTCATGGAATGGGAATCAATGAGGAAAGTCAGCTCAAATTCTCAAAAACAGCAAAAGCGAAATATACAGACCGCGCTATTGTCGATCTGGTTACACGCATTGCCAGAGATCCCATCCGTAAGCTGGGACCGCAGGATCGCTTCATCGGGCCGATGCGTATCGCACTGTCTGCCGGTATCAAGCCAAAGGCGATTGCACTCGGTGCTGCCGCTGCCTTGTATTTTGACAATCCTGAGGACCGCGATGCACTGCGTCTGAAAGAAATACGTGAAGCAAAGGGAATTGACTACATTCTGGAAACGATTTCTGAAATTGATCCGCAGGGAGAAATCGCAGTGCTGATCAAAGAGGCAATTGTTGAGCTGAAGGCAAAGGGCTGGATCAAAGAGGGAGCATCCGCATGAAAAAGGCAGTTGTTATCGGAGCCGGACAAACCGGCCGCGGCTATGTAACCCGCTTTCTGTTTCAAAGAGATTATGCAATCACCTTTATTGATAAAAATGAAGAGCTGGTTCGTATGCTGGATGCGGATCGTGCATTCTGTATCCATTTTTATAAAAAGGACCGTACACCGATTTATGTGAACGGATTTCAGGCATTTCACACCGATTCCAAAGAAGCGGACCAGGCAATACGGGAAGCCGATTTCATTGTGACCTCCACCGGGGAACAAAATCTGGGGGATGTTGCTCAGCAGGTCAAGGCAGGTATGCGCAATAAGCAGAAAAAGACCGTCTTCCTAACAGCGGAAAACGGTATCAATCCGGCTAAGGTGCTTCGAACACATTTACAGGAAGCCGGTGTGGAAGGGGACTACACGGTGACCCAGACTGCTGTCTTCTGTTCCACAGTCAGTGTTCATGACACACGGCTGGACATTCTGTCTATGAATGAAGCGTACTTCCCGTTTGATGCGGATGAGCTGGAAGAACTGGACTTTGAAGGAGCTGTGCCAATTCACAACTTTGAAAAATTCTTCAAACGCAAAATCTATACCTATAACTGTCTGGCAGGACTGATTTCCTATTGCGGTTATATCAAAGGATATGAGGTTTACGGAGATGCAGCCTGTGACCCGGATATCGATGCTGTGATGATGCGTCTGATGGAAGAGCTGAAT
This region includes:
- a CDS encoding 3-phosphoglycerate dehydrogenase; its protein translation is MDSVRQLISVCRRMQEKGDESQVINLRKTAVINITSFGREFPQHLQELEEKVGPVDKMLLPADMDGRTLAQKLKGYTYIVLGNYPSFDETFFSNNCDVKLIARHGIGFNNVDLESSKKHGVYVTHIQNYVELDAVAEQAAALLMAVSKNVVIANRKVHQGDWNRDRQEIMGFQLRGKTCGVIGCGHIGTRFAQIMKYGFQNRILAYDPYADKEKVMAEGIQLCDLDTLLKESDFISLHANLDEESKHLINAQTLAKMKHNAILINTGRGGLVDETALLEALRNGHLFGYGADVAAHEPMQADDPLLTCERVTITPHSAIYNYTCMKNMNRKVMEDIYCMERGERPVEIINGL
- a CDS encoding bifunctional 4-hydroxy-2-oxoglutarate aldolase/2-dehydro-3-deoxy-phosphogluconate aldolase → MDYRKEICMSRQETIQKIEKEKIVVITRGIYGDDLMKLADALFQGGIRCFEITYDPSDLDTCTKVKENIQALHAQFGDELYLGIGTVLTKEQVHNAKEAGARFIVSPNFDEEIVKETLALDMVSMPGCMSPTEIVAADKAGADFIKLFPAGTLGIKYCKDIYAPLHHVKYIATVGVTEETFVQYLKLGFTGAGISSQLVDKKCRKEGNYAELTRRAKRFVELAKQS
- a CDS encoding PTS sugar transporter subunit IIB; translation: MMENLKLTRIDFRLIHGQVMTRWVAKYEIESIVVIDDRSAKSPILKKILLGAAPSGVKVLVWNVAEAAEKWKAEEFPKNNLLILFKNTSQAKAAWEAGVNFPSLQVGGIEGSGDKKNIYKNVVMSKTEAEELNVLYQGGVDIFMQPIPEDNPYPFKDALAKF
- a CDS encoding PTS sugar transporter subunit IIC translates to MVQALLMGLLALLNGIQGPYHWYFFREPVMAGFWVGLIYGDPVQGTIIGATINVSYMGWISAGGANASDLYWAGLLGTFVAIQGGMSIDTSVAFAVPIGLLGNYVHVAYMTIASLWPVKMDALAAKGNWRGIRRIQFLGGPAIVLVLRALPVFLIALYGSEYIQTLINSIPTWAMNGLAAVGKMLPALGMSMLMKFMYKKALLPFFVLGFGIAAYSGMTDLLLYALVGVCLAVILIKIGFNNDTEQEGAE
- a CDS encoding PTS system mannose/fructose/sorbose family transporter subunit IID, whose product is MAEKHSLTKRDVQKTAFFWHMTSHMTYNYQRLQAGCLAWIMGPIFEKLYPNDHDKMVEGLERHMLYFNTEPRWGAVLPGMVVALEEGLANDDSGEMDASIIAEIKTALMGPLAGIGDTVWAGLIKPIILSVTLGWAMQGYVWGAWAYGIGVTLLDFAITYFMFMRGYQLGMDSIDRFLESGFVKKITTFLGIVGLFCLGAMIVKYVSIGAVLEIEMKTGVLNLGEIMNKIFPCFLPLVTTLFAYWLQVKGKKITTVLIVLFIIGFIGGAVGLLG
- a CDS encoding PTS sugar transporter subunit IIA; the encoded protein is MIKILIVTHGPLAQALKESSAMFFGSMSNDVETIGLYPTDNPEDLKEAICEKVEAIDTGDGVLVLVDIFAGSPFNMTALAIDELKEAHKLQCYTGVNMPFLMEALSSCNSMELDQLTTHLADIGRDTIVNLRKALEI
- a CDS encoding ketohydroxyglutarate aldolase, with translation MLAETICRIKNTGLMGIVRVETIARGIEIAQGCIDGGVDVLEISYTNNNAGEVIRALKEKFGDQLLVGAGTVLDPTTARLAIMDGAEFIIAPTFNKEVQEMANLYQIPYAPGCTSYTEMIEALKAGASFIKAFPISNYYGPDLAKVFKVPCPQIPILASGGANFDNLHTWFENGVDSVGLGGLLTKGSSADIAENARKLRAIVEESRKAA
- a CDS encoding phosphoglycerate dehydrogenase — encoded protein: MSKGVILVTPRGYAAYGAQAAKRLEALGYEMNINTTGKPLSREAFVEYAKKSTGIIVGVDELDGELLKECKSLKAVVKFGVGTDNIDVKTAEACGIKVGRCVGSNSNAVAELTIGMMFAAAKYLVSSNVQVRGGAWNKPTGRELTKKTIGIIGFGNIGRHVARMAHGIGMEVLAYDVFDIPKEILDTYQAKQCSIEEILKAADFISIHTPLTDETRNMISDEQFDMMKETAVIVNAARGGIINEKALYTALKKKKIYAAASDVFTSEPPVQDDWVQELIHMDNFILTPHIGSRTVEAESNTVEMATDNLIRLLEEA
- a CDS encoding mannitol dehydrogenase — protein: MKAMILGAGRIGRGFVSELLHANQVEITYFDASPVMVDKLNEKKEYTIHVLGAEELNTHMEGVRAHLFYDIDALCSCWKEADFLFTACGGKNMGNVGETLAKAFKRLVEENAVHVSNIVTCENWIDPAKDVKEAIVSNLNEEERKLFEENVGVSESVIMCTGTGAPDPDKVTNEMDTWVQNMRYLPIDRDRIKGEIPQWEYVEFVTDFGDLLKQKIYTNNTSVATVSYLGKLKGLTYVADSANDPEIEPILDQVYEEINYALIHGMGINEESQLKFSKTAKAKYTDRAIVDLVTRIARDPIRKLGPQDRFIGPMRIALSAGIKPKAIALGAAAALYFDNPEDRDALRLKEIREAKGIDYILETISEIDPQGEIAVLIKEAIVELKAKGWIKEGASA
- a CDS encoding mannitol dehydrogenase, which codes for MKKAVVIGAGQTGRGYVTRFLFQRDYAITFIDKNEELVRMLDADRAFCIHFYKKDRTPIYVNGFQAFHTDSKEADQAIREADFIVTSTGEQNLGDVAQQVKAGMRNKQKKTVFLTAENGINPAKVLRTHLQEAGVEGDYTVTQTAVFCSTVSVHDTRLDILSMNEAYFPFDADELEELDFEGAVPIHNFEKFFKRKIYTYNCLAGLISYCGYIKGYEVYGDAACDPDIDAVMMRLMEELNPALQDYFQITKEDQEAFTNRALAKFRDKSILDYNIKNGRAPARKLGPTERIMSPMQILLDHHKDPRIMEFVAAAALVYWDELQGKTEPKMDKDLITTFCEINSLEGNEPVVEHVKQYLYEIKKNRDNICIMQILFG